ATATAAGTTTGAAAACGGACAATTTGTAAAAACCAAGACTTTGAAAAACAGAATTCCGGTTTCATTTGGAAATTTCAATAACGATGAAACAAATGATATTTTAAGTCTATTTGTTAAAAACGGTTATATAGAAACACAGACTGAAACAGATAAAATTGAATTTAAAAATGTTTTTGCCGATTCAACACAAAATTTTTGGCCGGCAAATGTCGAAGATTTAGATAAAGATCAAAAAACAGAAATAATTGCGTTTTCAAGCGATTCAACCTTTTCAATATGGGAAGTTCAAAATGATTATAGTATGATTCTTGAAAAAGAACTTAAGATTTTTAATACAAATCAATCGACAATTTCTAACGCAAGTTTTAGAAATAATCAAGCGATAGTTGGAGATTTTGATTCAGATGGAAAAAATGAAATTTTAATTTCGGATAATTTCGGCAGAATGCTTTTTTACGAAATAGCGAATGATAAAAGTTATAAAAATGATTTCATTTTGGAAAATCACTTTAATTTGGAAGCCAACTGTCAAATAGCAAAAGGAGATTTTAACGGAGATGGAATTTTGGATTTCTGCATACATACAAAGTTTGAAGATGATTCTTTTATTAATCCGATTTCCAATTTAACGGTTTATTCAATTATACAAGGCAATTTAGAAATTCTTTTTGAAAAAATGTTAATTACTACCGATGAAATTACAAAAGGAATTTCTGATAAATCATATTCATCATTGAGGCTGAAAGATTTGACCGGAGATAGTAAAGAAGAAATCATAGTTTCTCAAAATCCGAATCTCTATATTTTTGAATATGAAATTGATATGCCAAGGTTACTGTTTTATCAAAATAACGTAAATTCACAGTCAATATTTATTGGTGATCTTGACGGTAATTCCGTAAATGATATTGGAATTCCGAATGAAGGAGAATTATTTTTTAAAGAAATTGAAAACATTTTTACGCTACCAACTCCGGTAATTACGGATTTTTATAATTACGATTCGAGTAAAAACTTTATTCAGTGGCAGAACAATGATTTTATGGTAAAAATTTATAAAGGAAATTCAAATAATGATTTAGTTCTTTATGATTCTACTTCTGCAAACTATTTTATTGATTCTATTAAAACACAAAGTATAAATTATTATGCAGTTGAATATTGGGATAAAAATGACTTTAAAGTTTCTTCAAAAAGTAAAATTATTGAATTAGTTTCGCATGCTCCTGGAGTTCTTGAAAAAATAAATGTTAAAAACAAAAATAGTATTGAGATATTATTTTCACTTCCGTTAAATCAAAATTCGGTTAAATTGAACAACTTGTCAATTGATGATATTTTTCCGAATTCAATTGTTTTCAATTCTGAAAATAGCTTTATAATTTACACAAAAAATGAGCTGCAAAATGGAACTCATAAATTCAAATTTGTAAAAATAAGAGACATTTATAATTCTCCTTTTTATACTGAATCAGAGAACTTTCTAGTAAATTCGGAAAGTATTGAAGAAAACAAATTATTTATTCAAAACTATAAACTTTTGGATAATTTTAATATTTCAATTACATTTAATCTTAATTTAGATACGGTAACTGTTTTAAATAAAAACAATTATAGTATATCTCCTAATAATTTAGTTAATAGTATAAATTTTCAAAAAGGATTGAAAAACTCAATTATTATTACTGTCAAAAAACCCGTTGGAGCCATAGGCAAAGAAAGTATATTAACTTTAACCAATATTTTATCTTCAAAAGAAACGGGAAATATTGGTTTGAAAGAAAATTCCGGCGGTCAAATATTCATTTCCGGTAATGCTGAAAATTTAAACGATGTTTTTGTTTACCCAAACCCAGTTAAACTAAATGATAATAATCAAATAACTTTTGCTAATTTAACTCAAAATACAGAAATTTATGTCTTTTCTTTAAGTGGAGAGCTTCAGATAAAATTGATAAAAGATGATGGCGACGGCGGGATTTCGTGGAATTTAATAAATTTGGAAAATGAAACAATTTCTTCAGGCATATATTTTTACAAAATAATTTCATTTGATTCAGATGGAAATAAAAAAGAAACAAAAATGAATAAATTTGCGGTGATTAAATAAAATGAAAATTGAATTTAATAAAATTCATACTGTTTCAAATTATATAAGTTTTATAAGACTATTCCTCGCGATCCCAATTTTTTATTTTGTCAGCAATATTGATAAAATAAACGGAGCCCGAACTTATTTGATATCTTTGTATTTGTTTGCTTATTTAACAGATATTTTGGATGGATATTTCGCTAGGAAATTAAATGAAATTTCTGAACTAGGAAAGATTATTGATCCTTTCGCGGATAAATTTCTTGTAATAATGATCGTAATATTTTATTATAACTATGATCTGATTCCACAATTATATTTCTGGGTAATTATTTTAAGAGATTTGTTTATTTTTACCGGCGGAATTTTTGTTTCTAAAAAAATTGGATCTGTGTTGCCTTCTAATTATTTAGGAAAATTTACGGTACTTTTAATCGGAATTTTTCTCATTATAGTTACGTTGGGTTACAAATCATCAGATTTATTATATCAAATATTTTACTTTATTACTATTTTACTAAGCATACTATCTGTAATAGTTTATGCTGTAAGAGGTTATAAAGAAATTAATAAGGCTTAAAATGAATTTATTTAAAAACTTAAACTTAGGCAAATTAAAGAATGGATTGACCAAGACCCGGGAAAAAATATTTAACAGTATTTCCGAAACTATCAGCGGAAAAGCAATAATTGATGAAGAAGTATTGGATGAACTTGAAGAAGTTTTGATAACAAGTGATATTGGAATGGATACAGCTGAACGAGTAATTGAAGCCGCAAGAAAATCATTAAAAAGTGAAAAGGAAAGATCGGAAGAAAAAATAATCTCAATCATTAAAAATGAATTAATAAAATCTCTTGATGAACATAATAAATACAAAAGTGAATTTGAACAAATCGAAAAATTCAAGCCTTTTGTGATTTTAATTGTCGGTGTTAACGGAGCAGGTAAAACAACAACTATTGGAAAACTAGCCAGAAATTATAAAAGCGCTGGTTTGCGCGTAGTTATTGGATCTGCTGATACATTTAGAGCCGCCGCAAATGAGCAACTGGAAATTTGGGCAAAAAGAGCCGGCGTTGATTTAATTCAAAGGGAGCACGGTTCAGATCCAAGTGCGGTTGCTTATGATACCTTGATTTCGGCCAAACAAAGTAACGCGGATATTGTAATTATAGATACAGCCGGAAGATTGCATACAAAAACAAACTTAATGGATGAACTTAAAAAAATTAAAAGAGTTTTGACCAAAGTTTTAGATTACGCGCCAAATGAAATCTTCTTGGTAATTGACGGAAATACTGGGCAAAATGGTTTAGTTCAAGCTCAAGAATTTTCAAAAGCAACTGATTTAACCGGCTTGATTATTACTAAACTTGATGGGACCGCAAAAGGAGGCATTGTTTTTCAAATTACATCTGAACAAAAAATCCCTGTAAAATATATTGGAGTAGGTGAAGGAATTGAAGATCTGCAAACTTTTGATTCAAAAGAATTTGTTAACGCTATCTTTGGTTAGATATTAAGTAATCCAAAAATATCTCGTTAATATAAGGCTAATTTTTTATTTCTAACTTTTCCATGACAAACAAAAATAAATCCACTTATTAAACTTTTTAAAGTATCTCACTCCACAAATTTCGTAAATATTTACGATATGGTCTTTACATCTCAAAGAAGATGTTAATTGGAATTTTCCGTTAAGATTTTTCGGTACTGAATTAAGTTATTTACATTCAATTAAATATTCGTTGATAATAAATCAGTTGAAGTTTATGCATTGAATTTTAATATATCACCATTAACCGATTCATATTTTTCGCAATTTGGTATACAGTAATTTATATCGAATGAATATGATTATATCCAAATATTTAATGAAGAGGAAGATATTTTGTATAAAGTCAGTATTTATAATTTTATTTCCGAGATTGAATTAGAAAGGAACGGATATATAAATCTTAGAATTGGCTGTTATGACAAAATTAATAAAGAATTTTACCACGCTTTGGAAATTCCGAATAAAACTGATTTACTTATTTTCATTAAAAACGAAGATGAAAAAATCTACTTCGATAAATAAATATTACATTAACGCATTTATGTTTTGAGATTCCTAATTGTATAGCTTATTTTATCTCAATTTCCTAAATTAGCTTTTAAAATTTTTAGAAAGATTTGTTTTGAACAAAAATAGAGTTATAGTAGCAATGAGCGGAGGAGTAGATTCATCAGTCGCCGCGGCATTATTGAAAAGACAAGGATTTGAAGTAATTGGCATAACAATGAAAACTTGGGGCTTTATGGAAGTTGGTGGAGCGCCAAAACATGAATCAGGCTGTTGTTCGTTAGACGCAATTTTCGACGCAAAAAGTATAGCAACAAAATTCGATTTTCCTCATTATACGGTTGACTTTACAAAAGCATTTGAAGATACTGTTATTAATGATTTTGTTGAAGAATACCTAAACGGTAGAACTCCTAA
This genomic stretch from Ignavibacteriota bacterium harbors:
- the ftsY gene encoding signal recognition particle-docking protein FtsY; this encodes MNLFKNLNLGKLKNGLTKTREKIFNSISETISGKAIIDEEVLDELEEVLITSDIGMDTAERVIEAARKSLKSEKERSEEKIISIIKNELIKSLDEHNKYKSEFEQIEKFKPFVILIVGVNGAGKTTTIGKLARNYKSAGLRVVIGSADTFRAAANEQLEIWAKRAGVDLIQREHGSDPSAVAYDTLISAKQSNADIVIIDTAGRLHTKTNLMDELKKIKRVLTKVLDYAPNEIFLVIDGNTGQNGLVQAQEFSKATDLTGLIITKLDGTAKGGIVFQITSEQKIPVKYIGVGEGIEDLQTFDSKEFVNAIFG
- a CDS encoding CDP-alcohol phosphatidyltransferase family protein, whose product is MKIEFNKIHTVSNYISFIRLFLAIPIFYFVSNIDKINGARTYLISLYLFAYLTDILDGYFARKLNEISELGKIIDPFADKFLVIMIVIFYYNYDLIPQLYFWVIILRDLFIFTGGIFVSKKIGSVLPSNYLGKFTVLLIGIFLIIVTLGYKSSDLLYQIFYFITILLSILSVIVYAVRGYKEINKA